One window of the Nitrospira sp. genome contains the following:
- a CDS encoding NAD(P)H-binding protein — MPSRHIVVIGSTGYLGSRLIPKLIERGHTVTAIVRPGSRARKLTGCRIVQADPLDAACLQPHLHAGDTVVQLVGVPKPAPWKGPQFRAVDLVAGRASIDAAQAALVDHFIYVSVAQPAPIMKDYTAVRRECEDRLRASRLRATIFRPWYILGPGHWWPLALQPVYRLMEMIPSTCEAARRLGLVSMDDMLAALLWAIEYPSESIRVIEVPEIRRLGGIS, encoded by the coding sequence ATGCCGTCACGTCATATCGTCGTGATCGGGAGCACGGGGTATCTGGGATCCCGGCTCATCCCGAAATTGATCGAACGTGGTCATACCGTCACGGCCATTGTGCGACCCGGGTCGCGCGCACGTAAGCTAACGGGTTGTCGGATCGTCCAAGCCGATCCACTCGATGCGGCTTGTCTTCAGCCCCATCTCCATGCCGGCGATACGGTCGTGCAACTTGTGGGTGTGCCAAAGCCGGCTCCGTGGAAAGGTCCGCAATTCAGGGCCGTCGATCTGGTGGCCGGCCGGGCCTCGATCGATGCCGCGCAGGCGGCTCTTGTCGATCACTTCATCTATGTCAGCGTCGCGCAGCCGGCGCCGATCATGAAAGACTACACCGCGGTCCGGCGCGAGTGCGAAGACCGGCTGCGGGCCAGCCGCCTGCGCGCGACAATCTTCAGGCCCTGGTATATCCTGGGCCCCGGCCACTGGTGGCCCCTGGCGCTGCAACCGGTGTATCGACTGATGGAGATGATCCCCTCAACATGCGAGGCCGCACGGCGGTTGGGTCTGGTCAGCATGGATGACATGCTCGCGGCGCTTCTTTGGGCGATCGAATATCCGTCTGAATCGATTCGGGTGATCGAGGTGCCCGAGATCCGTCGACTAGGAGGCATTTCTTGA
- a CDS encoding PilZ domain-containing protein, producing the protein MVKTYSVRSATRVPTQCTFLYFWNGTLEQGKVWDLSESGWRTSMKHPLPAGSETTVYLALPDRDVYKYMIVNMATVCWSDGKTAGWKVSHIDEAAKNRLDQFLNGAEED; encoded by the coding sequence ATGGTCAAGACGTACAGTGTCCGCAGCGCGACCCGCGTTCCGACCCAATGCACTTTCTTATATTTCTGGAACGGCACGCTCGAACAGGGAAAGGTCTGGGATCTCTCAGAATCAGGGTGGCGGACCAGCATGAAACATCCCCTTCCCGCCGGATCGGAAACGACGGTCTACCTGGCGCTGCCGGATCGCGACGTCTACAAATACATGATCGTGAACATGGCGACGGTGTGCTGGTCGGATGGAAAGACGGCCGGATGGAAAGTGTCGCACATCGATGAAGCCGCTAAGAACCGGCTCGATCAGTTTTTGAATGGCGCAGAAGAAGACTGA
- the ettA gene encoding energy-dependent translational throttle protein EttA gives MATTNDKQVIFSLVNVGKVFPPKKQVLREIYLGFYYGAKIGVLGLNGSGKSSLLKIIAGVDPNYTGEITRSKGYSIGLLEQEPQLDPNKTVKEVVEEGKAELVALLHEYEAVSNKIGEVGPEEMEKLIDKQAQIQEKIEAANGWELENELEVAMDALRCPPADAKVGVLSGGEKRRVALCRLMIQEPDILLLDEPTNHLDAESVQWLEQHLQQYKGTVIAVTHDRYFLDNVAGWILELDRGHGIPFQGNYTSWLEQKKNRLEKEEKAESKRQKTLEHELEWIRMSPKARQSKGKARLNRYEELVNQKQDQVADDLEIYIPPGPRLGDVVIEANGIGKAFGDKVLYENVNFSLPKGGIVGVIGPNGAGKTTMFKMILGKEKPDSGTIKIGETVKLGYVDQDRSLDGNKTVYEIISDGQDTIKLGKVEVNARGYCGRFNFAGTDQQKKVKELSGGERNRVHLARMLKEGANLIILDEPTNDLDVNTLRALEEGLESFAGCAVVSSHDRWFLDRLATHILAFEGDSKVVWFEGNYSDYEADRKRRLGKEADQPHRIRYRKLTRN, from the coding sequence ATGGCCACGACCAACGACAAACAAGTCATTTTCTCTCTCGTCAATGTCGGCAAGGTGTTCCCGCCGAAGAAGCAGGTGTTGCGCGAGATCTACCTCGGCTTCTACTACGGCGCGAAGATCGGTGTGCTCGGCTTGAACGGATCAGGCAAAAGCTCCCTGCTCAAGATCATTGCCGGCGTGGACCCCAATTACACCGGGGAAATCACCCGCTCGAAAGGCTACAGCATCGGCTTGCTCGAACAGGAGCCGCAGCTTGACCCAAACAAGACAGTCAAGGAAGTCGTCGAAGAGGGGAAGGCCGAGCTGGTGGCGTTGCTCCATGAATATGAAGCAGTGAGCAACAAGATCGGCGAAGTGGGTCCCGAGGAAATGGAAAAGCTGATCGACAAGCAGGCGCAGATCCAGGAAAAGATCGAGGCGGCCAACGGCTGGGAATTGGAAAATGAACTTGAGGTCGCCATGGACGCGCTCCGCTGTCCGCCGGCGGATGCCAAGGTCGGGGTGCTCTCAGGCGGTGAGAAGCGCCGCGTGGCGCTCTGCCGTCTCATGATTCAGGAGCCGGATATTCTGTTACTCGACGAGCCGACGAACCACCTCGATGCCGAATCCGTGCAATGGCTGGAGCAGCATCTGCAGCAATACAAGGGCACGGTCATCGCGGTGACGCACGATCGCTACTTCCTCGACAACGTGGCCGGCTGGATTCTGGAGCTCGATCGCGGACACGGGATTCCCTTCCAGGGCAATTACACCTCCTGGCTGGAGCAGAAGAAGAACCGGTTGGAGAAGGAAGAGAAGGCCGAATCGAAGCGGCAGAAAACCCTTGAACACGAGTTGGAATGGATCCGTATGTCGCCCAAGGCGCGGCAGTCGAAGGGGAAGGCGCGTTTGAACCGGTATGAGGAACTCGTCAATCAGAAGCAGGACCAGGTCGCGGACGATCTCGAAATCTACATTCCGCCGGGACCGCGCTTGGGCGATGTGGTCATCGAAGCCAATGGGATCGGCAAGGCGTTCGGCGACAAGGTGCTCTATGAAAATGTGAATTTCAGTTTGCCCAAGGGCGGCATTGTCGGTGTGATCGGCCCGAACGGCGCCGGCAAGACGACCATGTTCAAGATGATTCTCGGCAAAGAAAAACCGGATTCCGGGACGATCAAGATCGGCGAAACCGTGAAGCTCGGCTACGTGGATCAGGATCGCAGCCTCGACGGCAACAAGACCGTGTACGAAATCATTTCCGATGGCCAGGACACGATCAAGCTCGGAAAAGTCGAAGTGAATGCCCGGGGTTATTGCGGACGATTCAACTTCGCCGGGACCGATCAGCAGAAGAAAGTGAAGGAGCTCTCCGGCGGCGAGCGCAATCGCGTGCATCTGGCCCGCATGCTGAAAGAAGGGGCCAATCTCATCATTCTCGACGAGCCGACGAACGACCTCGATGTGAATACATTGCGTGCGTTGGAAGAAGGGTTGGAGAGTTTCGCCGGCTGCGCGGTCGTCAGCAGTCACGATCGATGGTTTCTCGACCGTTTGGCGACGCATATTCTGGCCTTCGAGGGCGACAGCAAAGTGGTGTGGTTCGAGGGGAATTACAGCGACTACGAAGCGGACCGCAAGCGGCGCCTGGGCAAAGAAGCCGACCAACCGCACCGGATCCGGTATCGCAAGCTGACCAGGAATTAA
- the traT gene encoding complement resistance protein TraT, with the protein MSCSSDRLTLSVSRLTTILFLLLLSTGCSNIIRSGLMNSNTIFLDPNTNRTVYTQLRNASENQQVTLNELNAKLTAKGYQLVKDPEQANYWIQAKVIYCHKAADGVTPESVAKAGAGAGISSGGTTMASASDMSGDGMGAGMMGMGGMGGMPDFNAMMRQGMAGGGGFPGMQMQQAPKEDGITYLCVTDVQITDRKLGKPIGAPVGGQHASSPKVQQMRMVGHVRQKDLDIPEATPIIQDKVNTGIAGLF; encoded by the coding sequence ATGAGCTGTTCGTCTGATCGCCTCACGCTTTCCGTTTCACGCCTGACGACGATCCTGTTCCTTCTCCTGCTATCGACCGGCTGTTCTAACATCATCCGTTCCGGCCTCATGAACAGCAACACCATCTTCCTGGATCCGAATACCAACCGGACGGTCTATACGCAGCTCCGTAACGCGTCAGAAAATCAGCAGGTGACGTTGAATGAGCTGAATGCCAAGTTGACGGCGAAGGGGTATCAACTGGTCAAGGATCCGGAGCAGGCGAACTATTGGATCCAGGCCAAGGTCATTTACTGCCACAAAGCAGCAGACGGGGTCACACCGGAAAGCGTGGCGAAAGCCGGGGCCGGCGCCGGCATCAGCAGCGGCGGTACGACGATGGCCTCTGCCAGTGATATGTCTGGAGATGGAATGGGTGCGGGCATGATGGGCATGGGTGGAATGGGCGGCATGCCGGACTTCAACGCCATGATGAGGCAGGGCATGGCCGGGGGGGGCGGCTTTCCCGGTATGCAGATGCAACAGGCTCCGAAAGAGGATGGCATCACGTATTTGTGCGTGACGGATGTCCAAATCACTGATCGCAAGCTCGGGAAGCCGATCGGTGCTCCGGTCGGAGGCCAGCATGCGAGCAGCCCCAAAGTGCAGCAGATGCGTATGGTGGGTCACGTTCGACAAAAGGACCTCGACATTCCTGAGGCCACGCCGATTATTCAGGACAAGGTCAACACCGGTATTGCCGGACTGTTCTAG
- a CDS encoding TldD/PmbA family protein: MSAPTWDDFAELALKRITSSGAEYGDIRIVHSSMQCIRGEDRRIASIRDSDDVGFGVRVLYHGGWGFAASSILSLEEVPRVTDLAIEIARGSASVAIEKVILAKEPVHRDRVVTPVRIDPFTVPLGQKAELLLATMESLQAQSGVVRSSAELWARRDRKLFASTEGTRLEFDLLASSGDCTATALHDGRFASRSFNTPQLRRGYELIEEAGFLGHAPRVAREAVEKVRAPAVEAGLYDLVLDPEHLSLTMHESCGHPSELDRALGYEANYAGTSFLTTDKLGTFRYGSPQVNLVADNTEPETLAATGYDDDGVACQKWDIVREGRFVGYCTNREVAPKIGDARSRGSNRADSWGTVPIVRIANIGLEPGEATVDELIADVKRGIYIEGHGSYSIDQRRYNFQFGGDAFWLIENGRRTHMLRDVIYHGITPEFWNSCDGVADRSHRQRYGFITCGKGQPGQSGWMTHAASHARFRNIRVIRGEGRS; encoded by the coding sequence ATGAGCGCTCCCACGTGGGATGATTTCGCTGAACTCGCGCTGAAGCGCATCACGTCATCAGGCGCCGAATACGGCGACATCCGCATCGTGCACAGCTCTATGCAATGTATCAGGGGTGAGGATCGCCGGATCGCGTCGATTCGGGATTCCGATGACGTCGGGTTCGGCGTGCGCGTTCTCTATCATGGAGGATGGGGGTTCGCGGCCAGTTCGATTCTCTCCCTTGAGGAAGTGCCGCGAGTCACTGACCTGGCGATAGAAATCGCCAGAGGGTCCGCGTCGGTCGCGATTGAAAAGGTTATCTTGGCCAAAGAGCCGGTCCATCGCGATCGGGTCGTCACGCCAGTTCGAATCGACCCCTTCACGGTTCCGCTCGGGCAAAAAGCCGAGTTGCTCTTGGCCACAATGGAGTCGCTTCAAGCGCAGTCCGGAGTCGTCCGGAGCAGTGCCGAGCTCTGGGCGAGGCGGGACCGCAAGCTCTTTGCGTCGACTGAAGGGACGCGACTGGAATTCGATCTCCTCGCGTCGAGCGGAGACTGTACGGCGACGGCCCTCCACGACGGGAGATTCGCGAGTCGATCCTTCAATACGCCGCAACTGCGGCGCGGCTATGAATTGATCGAAGAGGCCGGCTTCCTTGGGCACGCGCCGCGCGTGGCGCGTGAGGCGGTCGAGAAGGTGCGAGCGCCGGCCGTGGAGGCAGGCCTGTACGATCTGGTGCTCGATCCTGAACACCTCTCATTGACCATGCATGAATCCTGCGGCCATCCGAGCGAGCTGGATCGGGCGCTCGGCTATGAAGCGAACTATGCCGGGACCAGTTTTCTGACGACGGATAAACTGGGCACGTTCCGGTACGGGTCGCCGCAGGTCAATCTGGTGGCGGATAACACGGAGCCGGAGACCTTGGCGGCTACCGGGTACGATGACGACGGAGTGGCCTGCCAGAAATGGGACATTGTGCGCGAGGGACGCTTCGTCGGTTACTGCACGAATCGGGAAGTCGCGCCGAAGATCGGCGACGCCCGCTCGCGCGGGTCGAATCGTGCCGACAGTTGGGGGACTGTCCCGATCGTGCGCATCGCCAATATCGGGCTGGAGCCAGGCGAGGCGACTGTCGATGAGCTCATTGCGGATGTGAAGCGCGGGATCTATATCGAAGGCCACGGCTCCTATAGCATCGATCAGCGGCGCTATAATTTTCAATTCGGCGGGGATGCCTTCTGGCTGATCGAGAATGGCAGGCGGACCCACATGCTGCGCGACGTGATCTACCACGGTATCACGCCGGAATTTTGGAATAGTTGTGACGGGGTGGCCGACCGGTCGCATCGCCAACGCTACGGTTTTATCACCTGCGGCAAGGGCCAGCCCGGCCAGTCCGGCTGGATGACCCACGCCGCTTCGCATGCCCGTTTCCGCAACATCCGGGTGATTCGTGGCGAGGGACGATCATGA
- a CDS encoding alpha/beta fold hydrolase: MSGPHSFELAGPDGKLIRGDRAMGKDRQVLFITGFLSKRWGNKSKALVQWCQEQGWGFCCYDVRGFGDSEGRFTDYTLSDWIADARTILTTLKGGPPVTIVGNSLGSWIAWLIAQEFELVDRLILIAPAFNMMGVRATQIAPERRQAWQNTGWMPWDDDPLHKDWPLSWKWVEESEAYWQTTFDRLRPVPTTILHGLQDTVILPDGSREFARLLLAKAPTYPIDLHLIPGDHRLSSPEHVERFHRLVLSQP, from the coding sequence ATGAGCGGCCCACACTCGTTCGAACTTGCAGGCCCTGACGGCAAGCTGATTCGCGGCGATCGCGCGATGGGGAAGGATCGTCAGGTTCTTTTCATCACCGGCTTTCTCTCCAAGCGCTGGGGGAATAAGAGCAAGGCCTTGGTGCAATGGTGTCAGGAACAGGGTTGGGGATTCTGCTGTTACGATGTGCGCGGGTTCGGCGATTCGGAGGGCCGGTTCACGGACTACACCCTGTCCGATTGGATCGCCGATGCACGGACGATTCTCACCACACTCAAAGGCGGTCCACCCGTTACGATCGTTGGCAATTCTCTGGGAAGCTGGATCGCCTGGCTGATTGCGCAAGAGTTCGAACTCGTCGACCGGCTCATTCTCATCGCCCCGGCGTTCAATATGATGGGTGTTCGCGCCACGCAGATTGCGCCGGAGCGACGGCAGGCCTGGCAGAACACCGGCTGGATGCCCTGGGATGACGATCCGTTGCATAAAGATTGGCCGCTGTCGTGGAAGTGGGTCGAGGAAAGCGAGGCCTACTGGCAGACCACGTTCGATCGGCTCAGGCCGGTACCGACGACGATCCTGCACGGATTACAGGATACGGTGATCCTGCCAGACGGGAGCCGGGAGTTCGCCCGTCTCCTGTTGGCCAAAGCCCCGACCTATCCGATCGACCTGCACCTGATTCCCGGCGACCATCGGCTGAGCAGCCCCGAGCATGTCGAGCGATTTCACCGGTTGGTACTGAGCCAACCATAA
- a CDS encoding SDR family oxidoreductase has protein sequence MKPLVWITGAGGLVGSYLLRTADRWAPDWDVRGLTRQDVDLTDEMAVRRLWQEHQPAAVIHCAAISRPAVCEQDPGLARKVNVDATAFFVSLAGDRPLLFFSSDQVFDGRQGRYVETDRTNPINRYGETKAAAEEIVLSNPWHIVIRLALTAGTSATGDRSFVEDMRRSAGRDQRLTLFTDEFRSPVPAGVVARAVWELIGQKRSGLYHLGGAERLSRMEIGEALAMSYPELASRLQPGSVAAYHGPSRPPDLSMRCEKLQRLLSFPIPGFRSWLMSRTSPDTDVWDYRLT, from the coding sequence TTGAAGCCGCTTGTATGGATTACCGGCGCGGGCGGATTGGTCGGGAGCTATCTTCTGCGGACCGCCGACCGGTGGGCGCCCGACTGGGATGTCCGCGGCCTGACGAGACAGGATGTGGATCTCACGGACGAGATGGCAGTTCGCCGCCTCTGGCAGGAGCATCAGCCGGCGGCGGTGATCCACTGTGCGGCGATCAGCCGCCCCGCTGTCTGCGAGCAAGATCCCGGGTTGGCCAGGAAAGTGAACGTCGATGCCACAGCGTTTTTCGTCTCGCTCGCGGGAGACCGGCCCCTGCTGTTCTTTTCGAGCGATCAAGTATTCGACGGCCGGCAAGGCCGGTATGTCGAAACGGACCGGACCAATCCGATCAATCGGTATGGCGAGACGAAAGCCGCCGCGGAGGAGATTGTCCTGAGCAATCCCTGGCACATCGTGATCCGCCTGGCACTGACGGCCGGGACCTCGGCGACCGGCGACCGGAGTTTTGTGGAAGACATGCGGCGAAGCGCCGGACGGGATCAACGCCTCACGCTGTTCACCGATGAGTTTCGCAGTCCGGTACCGGCCGGAGTCGTTGCGCGCGCGGTGTGGGAATTGATCGGCCAGAAGCGGTCCGGTCTCTATCATCTTGGAGGGGCGGAACGGCTGTCGCGAATGGAGATCGGCGAGGCGCTGGCGATGAGCTATCCCGAGCTGGCGTCGCGCCTTCAGCCGGGATCGGTGGCCGCGTATCATGGGCCGTCGCGGCCACCGGATCTGTCGATGCGCTGCGAGAAGCTCCAGCGGCTTCTCTCGTTTCCGATTCCCGGATTCCGTTCATGGCTGATGAGTCGCACATCTCCGGATACGGATGTGTGGGACTATCGGCTGACGTAG
- a CDS encoding DUF1295 domain-containing protein encodes MSHDPLTLLLWAWIAMAGWMALWWLVERARRNASLADVGWCFGLVAVVAGYGWLATGESERKLLLVVMASGYGLRLGWYILSNRVIGKTEDQRYQRLRRDWRLSEPLRMFGYFQLQAAAVVLFSLPFLAVMQNPRPPFGLWELAGVIVWLIGITGESLADLQLARFRSKPWNHDRVCRDGLWFFSRHPNYFFEWVHWWAYVVMAIGSPGWLLTWIGPLVMGMSLTKITGIPWAEEQAIRTRGDDYRRYQETTNAFIPWWPKTGQSSSAPFKN; translated from the coding sequence ATGTCTCATGATCCACTCACGTTGCTCCTTTGGGCCTGGATCGCGATGGCGGGCTGGATGGCTCTGTGGTGGCTGGTCGAGCGCGCCCGGCGCAATGCCTCGCTTGCGGATGTCGGGTGGTGCTTCGGCCTGGTCGCGGTCGTGGCGGGGTACGGATGGTTGGCGACCGGTGAGAGTGAGCGGAAGCTTTTGCTGGTCGTCATGGCATCGGGTTATGGTTTGCGTCTGGGTTGGTACATCCTCTCCAATCGGGTGATCGGGAAAACCGAAGATCAGCGGTATCAACGGTTGCGCCGTGACTGGCGTTTGTCGGAGCCGCTCAGAATGTTCGGATACTTTCAGCTGCAAGCGGCCGCCGTCGTGCTGTTTTCCCTTCCCTTTCTGGCCGTGATGCAGAACCCTCGACCGCCGTTCGGCTTGTGGGAGTTGGCCGGCGTGATCGTGTGGCTGATCGGGATTACCGGGGAGTCCCTTGCGGATCTGCAGCTCGCCCGGTTTCGCTCAAAACCGTGGAATCACGATCGGGTTTGCCGCGACGGACTCTGGTTCTTCTCACGCCATCCGAACTATTTTTTCGAATGGGTGCACTGGTGGGCCTATGTGGTGATGGCGATCGGCAGTCCCGGTTGGCTTCTGACCTGGATCGGTCCGCTGGTCATGGGGATGTCCCTCACTAAGATCACCGGCATTCCCTGGGCGGAGGAACAGGCCATTCGAACGCGCGGCGATGATTATCGTCGCTATCAGGAAACCACGAACGCCTTCATTCCCTGGTGGCCGAAGACGGGTCAGTCTTCTTCTGCGCCATTCAAAAACTGA
- the traT gene encoding complement resistance protein TraT, with protein MRYVLLLSLIALPLSAYAGNIKDTDIIASNTFFLPPSTHKTVFIQARNSSDNQGVSFHDLVSRLTAKGYEVVQDHSAAHYIVLANIVYCNITKPEMPVEAMVAGGYGSGFGSKMMSGLQGLSGMASMAGPQGAMAGAAASMGLNAIEGIGSAVGSLFSSSSPKMPEDVNYACIADIQITEQGQTASTPAPAKSGAGQQPGVYQARLAADVHQKKLDEAEATPLLQQKLSAAVAGNF; from the coding sequence ATGCGATACGTCCTGCTGCTCAGCCTGATCGCGCTTCCCCTCAGCGCCTACGCCGGCAATATCAAAGATACCGATATCATCGCCAGCAACACGTTCTTCCTGCCTCCGAGCACGCACAAGACCGTCTTCATTCAGGCCCGCAATTCATCCGATAACCAGGGCGTCTCATTTCACGACCTGGTGTCACGGTTGACCGCGAAAGGGTACGAGGTCGTGCAGGATCACAGCGCCGCACACTACATCGTGCTGGCGAATATCGTCTACTGCAACATTACGAAACCAGAGATGCCGGTGGAAGCCATGGTCGCGGGCGGTTACGGGTCTGGATTCGGGTCCAAGATGATGTCCGGCCTGCAAGGCCTGTCCGGCATGGCCAGCATGGCGGGACCGCAGGGCGCCATGGCCGGGGCTGCGGCTTCGATGGGGCTGAATGCCATCGAAGGTATCGGTAGTGCGGTCGGGAGTTTGTTCAGTTCCTCTTCTCCCAAGATGCCGGAAGATGTGAATTACGCCTGCATCGCGGATATCCAGATTACCGAGCAGGGCCAGACCGCTTCAACCCCGGCCCCGGCGAAATCCGGAGCAGGACAGCAGCCCGGTGTGTATCAAGCCCGGCTCGCGGCTGATGTACACCAAAAGAAGCTCGATGAGGCGGAAGCGACTCCTCTATTGCAACAGAAGCTGAGCGCCGCCGTGGCGGGGAATTTCTAA
- a CDS encoding TldD/PmbA family protein yields MTVTGAKPWPKMTTREEFQFIAELVLKCSTADHTLVTVHDQDGGTTRFANNQVIQNVNTRRGGVTVTVAFGARQGTATTTDFTAGSLRETVKRAEAIARVSPEDPEYLPPVGPQACVACPTARSETLKAGPALRLEYANEAIGQCRMENMSAAGIVSSSRASVGVAADTGLLAFEERTEARFSITVQAGDATGWASAAHRSIDRLKVQERTLSAIHKATVGAEPQELPPGRYRVILEPAAVAGLWAWIIWMLDAKSYLKGTSPFAGKLQKRILDKRLSLENCPGHADLLGVGFTAEGLPSMASAWIHQGLLQQLFYDRFTAQAQQIAPIPTIEAPRLSMEGASASSLAQLIKSTDRAILVTNFWYLRTVNPTDLTLTGMTRDGTFLVEKGEIVSAVKNFRFHESPLRAFQHVESWTAPMEAVTSETGKMLVPAVVLPEFHFSSVTRF; encoded by the coding sequence ATGACTGTCACCGGCGCCAAGCCTTGGCCGAAGATGACCACCCGCGAGGAGTTTCAGTTTATCGCCGAACTGGTCCTTAAATGTTCGACGGCGGACCACACTCTGGTGACAGTGCATGATCAGGATGGCGGCACGACGCGATTCGCGAACAACCAGGTGATCCAAAACGTCAACACGCGCCGGGGCGGCGTGACGGTGACGGTAGCATTCGGTGCCAGACAGGGCACGGCGACGACGACGGATTTCACGGCCGGTTCGCTGCGCGAGACCGTTAAACGGGCTGAAGCCATTGCGCGCGTGTCTCCCGAGGATCCGGAGTATCTGCCGCCGGTCGGACCGCAGGCATGTGTGGCCTGTCCCACGGCGCGCAGCGAGACGCTCAAAGCCGGACCAGCCTTGCGGCTGGAATATGCGAACGAAGCGATCGGTCAATGCCGTATGGAGAATATGTCGGCTGCGGGCATTGTCTCCTCATCCCGCGCGTCGGTCGGGGTGGCGGCGGACACCGGACTCCTTGCGTTTGAAGAGCGTACGGAAGCGCGATTCAGTATTACCGTGCAAGCCGGTGACGCGACCGGGTGGGCCTCGGCTGCGCACCGATCCATCGATCGGCTGAAAGTGCAGGAACGCACGCTGTCCGCGATCCACAAGGCCACCGTGGGGGCCGAGCCGCAGGAGCTGCCTCCCGGCCGCTATCGAGTCATCCTCGAGCCGGCGGCGGTGGCCGGCCTGTGGGCGTGGATCATCTGGATGCTGGACGCGAAGTCGTACCTGAAAGGCACGAGTCCATTTGCCGGAAAACTGCAGAAGCGGATTCTGGATAAACGGCTCTCGTTGGAGAATTGTCCGGGGCACGCCGATCTGCTCGGTGTCGGCTTTACTGCCGAAGGGCTACCGTCCATGGCGTCGGCATGGATTCATCAAGGCCTCCTGCAGCAACTGTTCTACGACCGGTTTACGGCCCAGGCACAACAGATCGCACCGATCCCGACTATCGAGGCGCCGCGCCTTTCGATGGAGGGGGCGTCGGCAAGTTCTTTGGCGCAACTCATCAAATCAACCGACCGGGCGATTCTTGTCACCAACTTCTGGTATCTCCGCACGGTCAATCCGACCGATCTGACATTGACCGGCATGACCCGGGACGGAACGTTCCTCGTAGAGAAGGGGGAGATCGTGTCTGCCGTGAAAAACTTCCGGTTTCATGAG